In Flavobacterium lacustre, a genomic segment contains:
- the katG gene encoding catalase/peroxidase HPI yields the protein MENNNSNTSESKCPFSGGASKQTAGSGTRNNDWWPNQLKLNILRQHSSLSNPMGEHFDYAEEFKSLDFNALKKDIFDLMTTSQDWWPADYGHYGPFFIRMAWHSAGTYRIADGRGGAGFGTQRFAPLNSWPDNVNLDKARLLLWPIKQKYGKKISWADLMILSGTCALESMGLKPFGFAGGRADVWEPAEDIYWGSEGKWLDDKRYTGDRQLENPLAAVQMGLIYVNPEGPNGNPDPLASARDIRETFARMAMNDEETVALIAGGHTFGKTHGAADPNQYVGPEPAGASIEEQGLGWKNTFGTGNGEDTISSGLEGAWTTTPTKWSNNYFENLFGFEWELTKSPAGAHQWQPKNGAGACTVPDAHNPSKSHAPFMLTSDIALRVDPIYEPISRHFFENPDVFADAFARAWFKLTHRDMGPIARYLGPEVPTEELIWQDPIPAATYPIIDDTDIAALKTTLLDSGLSVSEMVATAWASASTFRGSDKRGGANGARIQLAPQKDWAVNNPTQLAKVLDTLRNIQAAFNSAQSNGKQVSLADLIVLAGSVGIEKATAAAGQKVKVPFSAGRADTTQEQTDVESFAVLEPEADGFRNYMKTQYTVSAEEMLVDKAQLLTLTTPEMTALVGGLRVLNTNFYHSQNGVFTKRPEVLTNDFFVNLLDLNTTWKAASNAQDVFEGRDRKTGELKWTGTRVDLIFGSNSELRALAEVYGSADSQEKFTRDFVAAWNKVMNLDRFDLV from the coding sequence ATGGAAAATAATAATTCAAATACATCCGAAAGTAAGTGTCCATTCTCTGGAGGTGCTTCCAAACAAACTGCGGGCTCGGGAACCAGAAATAATGACTGGTGGCCCAATCAATTAAAATTAAACATCCTGCGTCAACACTCGTCCCTGTCTAATCCGATGGGAGAGCATTTTGATTATGCAGAAGAATTTAAAAGTCTTGATTTTAATGCTTTGAAGAAAGATATTTTTGATTTAATGACAACATCACAAGACTGGTGGCCGGCTGATTATGGTCATTACGGACCATTCTTTATCCGTATGGCGTGGCACAGTGCAGGAACGTATCGTATTGCTGATGGTCGTGGTGGCGCCGGTTTTGGTACACAACGATTTGCTCCGCTGAACAGTTGGCCTGATAATGTAAACCTGGATAAAGCCCGTTTGCTATTATGGCCAATCAAACAAAAATATGGCAAGAAAATTTCATGGGCCGATTTAATGATTCTCAGCGGTACTTGTGCCTTAGAGTCAATGGGATTAAAGCCTTTTGGTTTTGCCGGCGGACGTGCTGATGTTTGGGAACCTGCAGAAGACATTTATTGGGGTTCAGAAGGAAAATGGCTGGACGACAAGCGCTATACTGGTGACCGCCAATTAGAAAATCCGCTAGCTGCCGTTCAAATGGGACTTATCTATGTGAATCCTGAGGGACCAAACGGAAATCCTGATCCGTTAGCATCCGCTCGAGATATTCGGGAAACTTTTGCCCGTATGGCGATGAATGACGAAGAGACAGTTGCGCTTATTGCCGGCGGACACACCTTTGGGAAAACCCATGGTGCTGCCGATCCAAATCAATATGTAGGTCCGGAACCTGCAGGCGCTTCTATTGAGGAGCAAGGTTTGGGATGGAAAAACACATTCGGTACCGGAAATGGCGAAGACACTATTTCGAGCGGTCTTGAGGGGGCATGGACCACCACACCTACCAAGTGGAGCAACAACTATTTCGAAAATCTGTTTGGATTCGAATGGGAATTAACAAAAAGTCCGGCGGGTGCCCATCAATGGCAACCAAAAAACGGAGCAGGTGCCTGCACAGTTCCAGATGCTCATAATCCATCAAAAAGTCATGCCCCGTTTATGCTTACCAGCGACATCGCTTTGAGAGTAGATCCTATTTATGAACCTATTTCAAGACATTTCTTTGAAAATCCAGATGTATTTGCAGATGCATTTGCTAGAGCGTGGTTCAAATTAACACACCGTGACATGGGCCCAATAGCGCGTTATCTAGGTCCGGAAGTCCCTACAGAAGAACTAATCTGGCAAGACCCTATTCCGGCTGCAACCTACCCAATCATAGACGATACTGATATTGCGGCATTGAAAACGACCCTACTAGATTCAGGATTATCGGTTTCCGAAATGGTTGCTACCGCTTGGGCATCGGCTTCAACATTCCGTGGCTCTGATAAACGTGGTGGTGCAAACGGCGCCCGCATTCAATTAGCACCTCAAAAAGATTGGGCAGTCAATAACCCAACTCAATTAGCAAAAGTTTTAGATACACTTCGTAACATACAAGCCGCTTTCAACAGTGCTCAGTCTAACGGGAAACAAGTTTCATTAGCCGATTTAATCGTTTTGGCTGGAAGTGTTGGAATTGAAAAAGCCACAGCTGCTGCTGGACAAAAAGTGAAAGTTCCCTTTTCAGCAGGAAGAGCCGATACAACACAAGAACAAACAGATGTCGAATCATTTGCGGTCTTGGAGCCAGAAGCAGACGGTTTTCGTAACTACATGAAAACCCAATATACAGTATCTGCAGAGGAAATGTTGGTTGACAAAGCCCAATTATTGACACTAACAACGCCCGAAATGACAGCACTTGTTGGTGGTCTGCGTGTGCTTAACACCAACTTTTATCACTCTCAAAATGGTGTTTTCACGAAACGTCCTGAGGTTCTTACGAACGATTTCTTCGTAAACCTGTTGGATTTAAATACCACTTGGAAAGCAGCTTCAAATGCACAAGATGTATTTGAAGGTCGTGATCGTAAGACTGGCGAATTGAAATGGACCGGAACTCGTGTGGATCTTATTTTTGGTTCAAACTCAGAACTGAGAGCACTTGCTGAAGTATACGGAAGCGCCGATTCTCAAGAAAAATTCACAAGAGACTTTGTCGCTGCATGGAACAAAGTTATGAACTTAGACCGTTTCGACTTAGTCTAA
- the moaCB gene encoding bifunctional molybdenum cofactor biosynthesis protein MoaC/MoaB, with product MVDITHKISTLRTATAQATVIVSKQETIDAVVNNLVPKGNVLEMAKTAGLFAVKNTHLSIPDCHPIPIEFTSVAYEINELSIDIIFNVKTVYKTGVEVEAMHGASIVALTMYDMLKPIDKNIEISTIKLINKEGGKSSFKNRFPSAIKAAVFVCSDSIFAGDKQDRSGKIIVEKLEISGVETTHYEIIPDEMDVIQECTKAFAKENQLIIFTGGTGLSPRDVTPQALEPLLETRIPGIEEAIRNYGQQRMPYSMLSRTVAGTLGNSLVLALPGSTNGAKESMDAIFPHVLHVFHILKGNNHDTK from the coding sequence ATGGTTGATATCACACATAAAATAAGTACGCTCCGTACCGCAACAGCGCAAGCAACAGTTATAGTCAGCAAACAAGAAACTATTGATGCCGTTGTAAATAATTTGGTTCCGAAAGGAAACGTATTGGAAATGGCAAAAACTGCCGGGTTGTTTGCGGTGAAAAATACGCATTTATCGATTCCTGATTGCCATCCGATTCCAATTGAATTTACATCAGTAGCATACGAAATCAACGAATTGAGCATTGACATTATTTTTAACGTGAAAACGGTTTATAAAACCGGAGTAGAGGTCGAGGCGATGCACGGTGCTTCCATTGTAGCGCTTACGATGTATGATATGCTGAAACCAATTGACAAAAACATCGAGATTTCAACGATAAAATTAATCAATAAAGAAGGCGGGAAATCGTCTTTCAAAAATAGATTTCCATCGGCTATTAAAGCGGCGGTTTTCGTTTGTTCCGATTCTATTTTTGCAGGAGACAAACAAGATCGTTCGGGTAAAATAATTGTCGAAAAGCTGGAAATTAGCGGAGTCGAAACAACGCATTACGAAATCATTCCAGATGAAATGGATGTGATTCAAGAGTGCACTAAAGCTTTCGCCAAAGAAAATCAATTGATTATTTTTACGGGAGGAACCGGGCTTTCACCAAGAGATGTTACACCTCAGGCATTGGAACCGTTATTAGAAACCAGAATTCCGGGAATCGAGGAAGCCATACGCAATTATGGGCAACAGCGCATGCCGTATTCCATGCTTTCCAGAACCGTGGCGGGAACTTTAGGGAATTCGTTGGTATTGGCTTTGCCGGGTTCAACCAATGGCGCAAAGGAATCTATGGATGCGATATTTCCTCATGTGCTGCATGTTTTTCATATTTTAAAAGGCAATAATCATGACACCAAATAA
- the moaA gene encoding GTP 3',8-cyclase MoaA has protein sequence MTPNNAVLTDNFGRKHNYLRISLIEKCNLRCTYCMPADGIVLSPKASLMTADEIHAIAQTFVNNGVDKIRLTGGEPLLRKDFPEIIAKLATLKTEISITTNGILINKHIDVLKQFNVKKINLSLDTLVASKFHSITLRNQFQSVIDNLHLLLNNDFKIKVNVVLIKGFNEDEIIDFIKLTQFLPISIRFIEFMPFAGNEWDKRKMVSQKEILDQVQHHFSESDVEKLEDDTNFTAREFKIKNYSGSFGIISSITNPFCDGCNRIRLTANGKFKNCLFSNSETDLLTAFRNGEAIENLIAFAIKNKKKVRAGMTTIEQVNNPALHQDNRSMIAIGG, from the coding sequence ATGACACCAAATAATGCTGTTTTAACGGATAATTTTGGACGTAAACACAACTATTTGCGTATTTCCTTAATTGAGAAATGCAATTTGCGTTGTACCTATTGCATGCCTGCTGATGGAATTGTATTAAGTCCAAAAGCGAGCTTGATGACGGCTGACGAAATTCACGCCATCGCTCAAACATTCGTCAATAATGGTGTTGATAAAATAAGATTGACCGGCGGAGAACCGCTATTAAGAAAAGATTTTCCTGAAATCATAGCCAAACTGGCGACACTCAAAACAGAGATTTCCATTACTACAAACGGAATTCTGATTAACAAACACATAGACGTTTTAAAGCAATTTAACGTCAAAAAAATCAACTTGAGTTTAGATACTTTGGTGGCTTCAAAATTCCATTCGATTACGCTTAGAAACCAGTTTCAGAGTGTAATTGATAATCTGCATTTGTTGTTGAACAATGATTTTAAAATCAAAGTCAATGTGGTTTTGATTAAAGGGTTTAATGAGGATGAAATCATTGATTTTATCAAACTCACCCAATTTTTACCCATTTCGATCCGGTTTATAGAATTTATGCCTTTTGCAGGAAATGAGTGGGACAAGAGAAAAATGGTTTCTCAAAAGGAGATTCTGGATCAGGTGCAACATCATTTCTCGGAATCGGATGTAGAGAAATTAGAAGACGATACAAACTTCACCGCAAGGGAATTCAAAATAAAAAACTACTCGGGAAGTTTTGGGATTATCAGTTCGATAACCAATCCTTTTTGTGACGGTTGCAACAGAATTCGCCTTACGGCCAATGGGAAATTTAAAAACTGTCTGTTCTCCAACTCCGAAACAGATTTACTGACGGCTTTCAGAAATGGCGAAGCGATAGAAAACTTGATTGCTTTTGCCATTAAAAACAAAAAGAAAGTACGTGCAGGAATGACGACTATCGAGCAGGTAAACAATCCTGCTTTGCATCAAGATAACCGCAGCATGATTGCGATTGGCGGTTAA
- a CDS encoding rubredoxin, which produces MELTRLIVKGGVISPGELREIANMALEQGLDTISFGSRQDIIFPKGFSAVDKQNIGKNHFVHPNEKSGNNIVSSYVSTDIFRNTPWLTGNKFLYILEQFKEQPKLKVNITDPNQQLVPLFTGHINFIASHHEDYWFVYIRLPKWDKMEMYPVLIYSWNIAEVYYAIEKIVDEEPDSADMIFQLVSDAIDTNNRTIDKPLNILFYPFPYYEGMNRLGIDQYWLGLYWRNNLYDLEFLKEMCDLCFDCKIGKICITPWKSFIVKGIPKDRKLDWEKFLGKKGINVRHSLLELNWHLPVAMEWALNLKTFLVRTLDQFDISTYGLTFGLSEYNREGHYFTSIVVEKNDTPKDLESIKIRATYNVLYAKNFDPNTKEYIVHTQDVDKLELPNILIELSRKYFGELGNAVTEISASATKKEKTIEEVHQCPECLTIYNPTYGDAIQGIEKGVLFQNLPEDYCCSLCESPKINFIALTGEKLDIL; this is translated from the coding sequence ATGGAATTAACACGATTAATAGTAAAAGGAGGCGTGATTTCACCGGGAGAATTACGTGAAATTGCCAATATGGCTTTGGAACAAGGATTAGACACCATCTCTTTTGGTTCCAGACAAGATATTATTTTCCCGAAAGGGTTTAGCGCTGTTGACAAGCAAAACATAGGAAAAAATCATTTCGTTCATCCGAATGAAAAAAGTGGAAATAACATTGTTTCATCGTATGTTTCTACCGATATTTTTAGAAATACACCTTGGCTTACCGGAAATAAATTCCTGTATATTTTAGAGCAATTTAAAGAACAGCCAAAACTAAAAGTTAATATCACCGACCCAAATCAACAGTTAGTTCCTTTGTTTACGGGCCATATCAACTTTATAGCTTCGCACCATGAAGATTACTGGTTTGTGTACATCCGTTTGCCAAAATGGGACAAAATGGAGATGTATCCTGTCCTGATTTACAGCTGGAACATTGCCGAAGTATATTATGCCATCGAGAAAATAGTAGACGAAGAACCGGATTCTGCCGATATGATTTTTCAATTGGTCAGCGATGCAATAGACACTAATAATCGCACGATTGACAAACCACTCAACATTCTTTTTTACCCTTTTCCGTATTACGAAGGCATGAACCGATTAGGAATTGATCAATATTGGCTGGGATTGTATTGGCGAAATAATTTATACGATTTAGAGTTTCTCAAAGAAATGTGCGACTTGTGTTTTGATTGCAAAATTGGTAAAATTTGTATCACACCTTGGAAATCTTTCATCGTAAAAGGAATCCCAAAAGACCGAAAACTGGATTGGGAAAAATTCCTGGGTAAAAAAGGAATTAATGTTCGTCATTCGTTATTAGAACTCAATTGGCATTTGCCGGTTGCGATGGAATGGGCCTTGAATCTCAAAACTTTTCTGGTTCGAACGCTGGATCAATTTGACATTAGCACCTACGGACTCACTTTTGGTTTATCCGAATACAACCGCGAAGGACATTATTTCACTTCGATTGTGGTTGAAAAAAATGACACTCCAAAAGATTTGGAATCCATCAAAATCAGGGCGACTTATAATGTTTTGTATGCCAAAAATTTTGATCCCAATACCAAAGAATATATAGTTCATACCCAAGATGTTGACAAACTGGAACTCCCAAATATCCTGATTGAATTGAGTCGAAAATATTTTGGAGAACTAGGAAATGCTGTTACCGAAATAAGTGCTTCTGCAACCAAAAAAGAGAAAACAATCGAAGAAGTTCATCAATGTCCTGAATGCCTCACAATATACAATCCAACCTACGGCGATGCCATTCAAGGAATTGAAAAAGGAGTTTTGTTCCAAAATTTACCGGAAGATTATTGTTGTTCTCTATGTGAATCTCCAAAAATTAATTTCATAGCATTAACAGGCGAAAAATTAGATATTTTATAA
- a CDS encoding MoaD/ThiS family protein → MILVKYFGAIAERTKSQGEEFSFSDLPLSDLLLALEQKYQLGQLSFSVAVNQKMLQDATDYRLKSNDIIALLPPFAGG, encoded by the coding sequence ATGATTTTAGTAAAATATTTTGGCGCTATAGCCGAAAGAACAAAAAGTCAGGGAGAAGAATTTTCTTTTTCAGACCTGCCTTTGAGCGATTTATTGTTGGCATTAGAACAAAAATACCAACTGGGACAATTGTCTTTTAGTGTAGCGGTAAATCAGAAAATGCTACAAGACGCAACAGATTACAGATTGAAAAGTAATGATATCATTGCGCTTTTACCACCGTTTGCCGGAGGATAA
- a CDS encoding molybdenum cofactor biosynthesis protein MoaE has product MSKKTVFIQGPISSEFIGRSIAKHQSKMTIGAHNIFLGQVRADEIEGNKVSAIEYTAYEEMANEAMDAIRERAFAQFDLICMHIYHSLGEVKAGEICLFVFVSATRRKQVYEATETIVNWIKTEVPIFGKEIFENSTFTWKKNSL; this is encoded by the coding sequence ATGAGTAAGAAAACTGTTTTCATTCAAGGACCAATTTCTTCGGAATTTATAGGGCGGTCTATTGCCAAACACCAATCGAAAATGACCATTGGTGCACACAATATTTTTTTGGGTCAGGTCAGAGCTGATGAAATAGAAGGAAATAAAGTTTCGGCAATTGAATATACCGCTTACGAAGAAATGGCAAATGAGGCGATGGACGCCATTAGAGAAAGAGCATTTGCCCAATTCGATTTGATTTGTATGCATATTTATCACAGTTTGGGTGAAGTCAAAGCGGGTGAAATCTGTTTGTTTGTCTTTGTTTCGGCAACCAGAAGAAAGCAAGTGTATGAAGCAACAGAAACGATTGTGAATTGGATTAAAACAGAAGTTCCTATTTTTGGCAAAGAAATCTTTGAAAATAGTACTTTTACCTGGAAGAAAAATAGTTTGTAG
- the moeB gene encoding HesA/MoeB/ThiF family protein: protein METTRYNRQIILPEVGTIGQQKLQQAKVLIIGAGGLGAAVLPYLAAAGIGEIGIIDDDRIEVTNLQRQVIYKNSAVGKSKVLEAKAMALALNPSIKINAITEKLDSKNAISLFSQYDIMVDATDNLNTKYLINDACYVTNKPFVYGSVYKFQGQVSVFNYKNGPTYRCLFPEESVQVGNCNDAGVMGISVGIIGMFQANEVLKIVLEIGEVMHGKLLVYNMLNNEQQMFEFSKSDAPTMDESTFEKKYAVSENTVFEITAVTALEQMHHPEVVFLDVRNFDEYPKITIVNTIQIPLDTLEKEYRQLETNATVFVFCQSGIRSKKAAEILRNNNFRNVKSIAGGAMALDKIDTYKVLETLQD, encoded by the coding sequence ATGGAAACAACACGATACAACCGACAAATTATTCTTCCTGAAGTAGGTACAATTGGCCAACAAAAACTCCAACAAGCCAAAGTTTTAATCATTGGTGCGGGCGGATTAGGAGCGGCTGTTTTACCCTATTTGGCTGCAGCCGGAATTGGTGAGATTGGGATTATTGACGATGATAGAATTGAAGTGACCAATTTACAACGGCAGGTGATTTACAAAAATAGTGCGGTAGGGAAGAGTAAAGTGCTTGAGGCAAAAGCAATGGCTTTGGCATTAAATCCTTCGATAAAAATAAATGCAATCACTGAAAAATTAGATTCCAAAAATGCGATTTCGTTGTTCAGTCAGTACGATATTATGGTTGATGCTACCGATAATCTGAATACTAAATACTTGATTAATGATGCGTGTTACGTTACTAATAAACCTTTTGTTTATGGTTCTGTTTATAAATTTCAAGGGCAGGTTTCTGTTTTTAATTATAAAAACGGACCGACGTACCGTTGTCTTTTTCCAGAAGAATCAGTACAAGTTGGCAACTGTAATGATGCCGGAGTAATGGGGATATCAGTGGGGATAATAGGAATGTTTCAGGCAAATGAAGTTTTGAAAATAGTTTTAGAAATAGGAGAGGTGATGCATGGTAAATTGCTGGTGTATAATATGTTGAATAATGAGCAACAAATGTTCGAATTTAGCAAATCAGATGCTCCTACTATGGATGAATCTACTTTCGAAAAGAAGTATGCTGTTTCTGAAAACACTGTTTTCGAGATTACAGCTGTTACCGCTTTGGAACAAATGCATCATCCGGAAGTTGTATTTCTGGATGTTCGAAATTTCGATGAATATCCCAAAATTACAATTGTAAACACCATTCAAATTCCATTGGATACTTTAGAAAAAGAATACCGACAATTAGAGACCAATGCAACAGTATTTGTTTTTTGTCAATCCGGAATCAGAAGTAAAAAGGCGGCTGAAATTCTTAGGAATAATAATTTCAGGAATGTCAAAAGTATTGCCGGAGGAGCTATGGCATTAGATAAAATAGATACCTACAAAGTCTTGGAGACTTTGCAGGATTAA
- a CDS encoding acyl-CoA thioesterase translates to MNTGYKTVSSSYVTISELMLPSHTNFSGKIHGGYILSLLDQIAFACASKFSGNYCVTASVDTVNFLKPIEVGELVTMKASVNYAGTSSMIVGIRVESENIQTGTIKHCNSSYFTMVSKDKEGKNSPVPGLILTNLKEVSRFQNGLKQIAMKKEKEYQRSIATFGSIENILSINQYNVKVELQQ, encoded by the coding sequence ATGAATACAGGTTATAAAACGGTATCTTCCTCTTATGTTACTATTTCTGAGTTAATGCTGCCTTCACATACTAATTTCAGTGGCAAAATACACGGCGGTTATATCTTATCATTACTCGATCAAATCGCTTTTGCCTGCGCCTCAAAATTTTCCGGTAATTATTGCGTAACTGCTTCGGTAGATACGGTAAATTTCTTAAAACCTATTGAAGTGGGTGAATTGGTTACAATGAAAGCCAGCGTCAATTACGCGGGAACCAGCTCCATGATTGTAGGCATTCGTGTAGAATCTGAAAACATTCAGACCGGAACAATAAAACATTGCAATTCGTCTTATTTTACTATGGTTTCCAAAGATAAAGAAGGAAAAAACTCCCCTGTTCCCGGATTGATTCTGACCAATCTAAAAGAAGTTAGCCGGTTCCAAAACGGATTAAAACAAATTGCCATGAAAAAAGAAAAAGAATACCAAAGAAGTATTGCCACTTTTGGGTCTATTGAGAATATTCTGAGTATCAATCAGTATAACGTTAAAGTCGAATTACAACAATAA